The following are encoded together in the Patagioenas fasciata isolate bPatFas1 chromosome 7, bPatFas1.hap1, whole genome shotgun sequence genome:
- the PKP4 gene encoding plakophilin-4 isoform X2 gives MPAPEQPPMVDEGLRQTQEPSTGPGMELETTATTILASVKEQELQFQRLTRELEVERQIVANQLERCRLGAESPSVASTSSTEKSFPWRSPDPPSSSANKPRVSDSVHTNAYDVRTEPEQGNLYSPEQTSLHERSVGNSRSSTQMNSYSDSGYQEVSSFHNSQNLSKSESRQQHSLAGPANNHLVRSSRAEGQASVQPPVNVAGTRVMRRVSSVPSRAQSPSYVVSTGVSPSRGSLRTSLGSGFGSPSAAEPRPLGSHAYSSTTLPAPRAASPYTAQRPASPTAVRRVGSVTSRPANPNGGSALYQTPLRVGSPLALADVQNRVASPTQTQLGSSSPKRSGMTAVPQHLGATLQRTIHDIEQYGQQYDIYERMVPPRPDSLTGLRSSYASQHSQLGQELRSAVSPDLHITPIYEGRPYYSPVYRSPTHGAVELLQGSQAALYRAGSGVGNLQRSSSQRSTLAHQRNAYALSTAAPYAEPFRVQYRLPPADEPTTRSPSIDSIQKDPREFAWRDPELPEVIHMLQHQFPSVQANAAAYLQHLCFGDNKVKTEVCRLGGIKHLVDLLDHRVLEVQKNACGALRNLVYGKSTDENKIAMKNVGGIPALLRLLRKSVDAEIKELVTGVLWNLSSCDAVKMTIIRDALSTLTNTVIVPHSGWNSSSFDDDHKMKFQTSLVLRNTTGCLRNLSSAGEEARKQMRACEGLVDSLLYVIHTCVNTSDYDSKTVENCVCTLRNLSYRLELEVPQARLLGINELDDLLGKESPSKDSEPSCWGKKKKKKKKTSQEDQWDGVGPIPGFSKSPKGVEMLWHPSVVKPYLTLLAESSNPATLEGSAGSLQNLSAGNWKFAAYIRAAVRKEKGLPILVELLRMDNDRVVSSVATALRNMALDVRNKELIGKYAMRDLVNRLPGGNGPSVLSDETVAAICCALHEVTSKNMENAKALADTGGIEKLVNITKGRGDRSSLKVVKAAAQVLNTLWQYRDLRSIYKKDGWNQSHFITPVSTLERERFKSHPSLSTTNQQMSPVIQSVGSTSSSPALLGIREPRSEYERAQPSMQYYNNQGDGITHKDIYTGSSKPSPIYISSYSSPAREQSRRLQHQQLYYSQEDANRKTYDAYRLYLQSPHSYEDPYYDDRVHFPAASDYAAQYGLKSATNYVDFYSTRRSSYRAEQYPGSPDSWV, from the exons ctcTACTGAGAAGTCGTTTCCTTGGAGATCACCAG ATCCTCCAAGCAGCAGTGCAAACAAGCCCCGAGTGTCAGACAGTGTTCACACCAATGCCTATGACGTTAGGACAGAACCCGAACAAGGGAACCTCTACTCGCCAGAGCAGACGTCTCTCCATGAAA GGTCTGTAGGTAACTCAAGAAGTTCAACACAAATGAATTCTTACTCTGACAGTGGCTACCAGGAAGTAAGCAGTTTCCACAACAGCCAAAACCTGAGCAAGTCGGAAAGCAGACAGCAGCATTCCCTCGCCGGACCGGCCAACAACCACTTGGTGCGGAGCTCGCGCGCGGAAGGGCAGGCGTCAGTCCAG CCCCCAGTGAACGTCGCCGGCACCCGCGTCATGAGGCGCGTCAGCTCCGTGCCGTCCCGGGCACAGTCCCCGTCGTACGTGGTCAGCACCGGCGTGTCCCCGTCGCGGGGGTCGCTGCGGACGTCGCTGGGCAGCGGGTTCGGGTCCCCGTCCGCGGCCGAGCCGCGGCCCCTGGGCTCTCACGCCTACTCCTCCACCACGCTGCCGGCGCCGCGGGCAGCGTCGCCATACACAGCGCAGAGACCCGCGTCCCCCACGGCCGTGCGGCGCGTCGGCTCCGTCACCTCCCGGCCCGCCAACCCCAACGGCGGCAGCGCCCTGTACCAAACGCCCCTCCGGGTCGGCTCTCCCCTCGCCCTCGCTGACGTGCAGAACAGAGTCGCTTCTCCCACCCAAACGCAGCTGGGATCGTCCTCCCCAAAGCGCTCTGGCATGACCGCGGTCCCGCAGCATTTGGGAGCGACGCTGCAGAGGACAATTCATGATATCGAACAGTACGGACAGCAGTATGACATCTATGAGAGAATGGTCCCTCCACGGCCAGACAGCCTTACAG GCCTGAGGAGTTCGTACGCCAGCCAGCACAGccagctggggcaggagctgcGGTCGGCGGTGTCCCCGGACCTGCACATCACCCCCATCTACGAGGGCCGGCCGTACTACAGCCCGGTGTACCGCAGCCCGACCCACGGCGccgtggagctgctgcagggctccCAGGCCGCCCTGTACCGCGCGGGCTCCG GAGTTGGGAATCTGCAACGATCATCGAGTCAGCGCAGCACCCTCGCCCACCAAAGAAACGCGTACGCGCTGAGCACGGCCGCTCCGTACGCGGAGCCGTTCCGCGTGCAGTACCGCCTGCCGCCCGCCGACGAGCCCACCACGCGCTCCCCCTCCATCGACAGCATCCAGAAGGACCCCAG GGAGTTTGCTTGGCGAGACCCAGAGCTGCCCGAAGTGATCCACATGCTGCAGCACCAGTTCCCGTCGGTGCAGGCCAACGCGGCTGCCTACCTGCAGCACCTCTGCTTCGGGGACAACAAGGTCAAAACGGAG GTGTGTAGGCTGGGAGGAATCAAGCACCTGGTTGATCTCTTGGATCACCGGGTGCTGGAGGTTCAGAAGAACGCCTGTGGCGCGCTGCGGAACCTCGTGTACGGGAAGTCCACGGATGAAAACAAAATAGCAATGAAGAACGTCGGTGGGATACCTGCGCTTCTACGATTGTTGAGAAAGTCTGTTGATGCCGAAATTAAAGAGCTTGTAACAG GGGTGCTCTGGAACCTGTCTTCCTGCGACGCGGTGAAGATGACAATCATTCGAGACGCCCTGTCGACGCTGACCAACACTGTGATAGTGCCCCACTCCGGGTGGAACAGCTCCTCCTTTGACGATGATCACAAAATGAAGTTCCAGACGTCCCTGGTTCTGCGCAATACCACGGGATGCCTGAG GAACCTGAGCTCGGCGGGCGAGGAGGCGCGGAAGCAGATGAGGGCTTGCGAAGGGCTGGTGGACTCGCTGCTCTACGTGATCCACACGTGCGTGAACACCTCCGACTATGACAGCAAG ACAGTGGAAAACTGTGTGTGTACCTTGCGAAACCTTTCCTACCGACTGGAGCTGGAGGTACCTCAGGCACGTCTGCTGGGGATCAATGAACTGGACGACCTGTTGGGAAAGGAGTCACCCAGCAAAGATTCAGAGCCGagctgctgggggaaaaaaaagaagaagaaaaaaaaaacttcacagGAGGATCAG TGGGACGGAGTTGGGCCCATCCCCGGGTTCTCCAAGTCCCCCAAGGGGGTGGAGATGCTGTGGCACCCATCGGTGGTGAAGCCGTACCTGACGCTGCTGGCCGAGAGCTCCAACCCGGCCACGCTGGAGGGCTCGGCCGGCTCGCTCCAGAACCTGTCTGCGGGCAACTGGAAG TTTGCAGCGTACATCCGAGCCGCGGTGAGGAAAGAGAAGGGGCTCCCGATCCTGGTGGAGCTGCTGAGGATGGACAACGACAGGGTCGTTTCGTCCGTGGCCACTGCCCTCCGGAACATGGCGCTGGACGTGCGGAACAAGGAGCTGATCG GTAAATACGCCATGCGAGATCTGGTTAATCGGCTTCCGGGAGGCAACGGCCCGAGCGTGCTGTCGGACGAGACGGTGGCCGccatctgctgcgctttgcacGAGGTGACCAGCAAGAACATGGAGAACGCCAAAGCGCTGGCGGACACCGGCGGCATCGAGAAGCTGGTGAACATCACCAAGGGCCGCGGTGACAG GTCCTCACTGAAAGTTGTCAAAGCAGCTGCCCAGGTACTGAACACATTATGGCAATACCGAGACCTCCgtagcatttataaaaag GATGGATGGAATCAAAGTCATTTTATTACACCAGTATCAACACTAGAGCGAGAGAGATTCAAATCACATCCTTCCTTATCAACAACAAATCAGCAGATGTCACCTGTCATCCAGTCAG TTGGCAGCACGTCCTCGTCCCCGGCTTTGTTAGGAATTAGAGAGCCCCGCTCCGAGTATGAGCGAGCGCAACCTTCTATGCAGTATTACAATAACCAAGGCGATGGCATCACACACAAAGACATATACACCG GTTCCAGCAAACCGTCACCAATTTACATCAGTTCCTATTCCTCACCAGCAAGAGAACAGAGCAGACGACTACAG CATCAGCAGTTGTACTACAGCCAAGAAGACGCCAACAGGAAAACCTACGACGCGTACAGGTTGTACCTGCAGTCCCCGCACAGCTACGAAGACCCGTACTACGACGACCGAGTTCACTTCCCCGCTGCGTCGGATTACGCAGCACAGTACGGACTGAAGTCAGCCACGAACTACGTGGACTTTTACTCCACCAGGCGCTCCTCGTACCGCGCGGAGCAGTACCCGGGCTCCCCCGACTCCTGGGTGTAG
- the PKP4 gene encoding plakophilin-4 isoform X1, translated as MPAPEQPPMVDEGLRQTQEPSTGPGMELETTATTILASVKEQELQFQRLTRELEVERQIVANQLERCRLGAESPSVASTSSTEKSFPWRSPDPPSSSANKPRVSDSVHTNAYDVRTEPEQGNLYSPEQTSLHESEGSVGNSRSSTQMNSYSDSGYQEVSSFHNSQNLSKSESRQQHSLAGPANNHLVRSSRAEGQASVQPPVNVAGTRVMRRVSSVPSRAQSPSYVVSTGVSPSRGSLRTSLGSGFGSPSAAEPRPLGSHAYSSTTLPAPRAASPYTAQRPASPTAVRRVGSVTSRPANPNGGSALYQTPLRVGSPLALADVQNRVASPTQTQLGSSSPKRSGMTAVPQHLGATLQRTIHDIEQYGQQYDIYERMVPPRPDSLTGLRSSYASQHSQLGQELRSAVSPDLHITPIYEGRPYYSPVYRSPTHGAVELLQGSQAALYRAGSGVGNLQRSSSQRSTLAHQRNAYALSTAAPYAEPFRVQYRLPPADEPTTRSPSIDSIQKDPREFAWRDPELPEVIHMLQHQFPSVQANAAAYLQHLCFGDNKVKTEVCRLGGIKHLVDLLDHRVLEVQKNACGALRNLVYGKSTDENKIAMKNVGGIPALLRLLRKSVDAEIKELVTGVLWNLSSCDAVKMTIIRDALSTLTNTVIVPHSGWNSSSFDDDHKMKFQTSLVLRNTTGCLRNLSSAGEEARKQMRACEGLVDSLLYVIHTCVNTSDYDSKTVENCVCTLRNLSYRLELEVPQARLLGINELDDLLGKESPSKDSEPSCWGKKKKKKKKTSQEDQWDGVGPIPGFSKSPKGVEMLWHPSVVKPYLTLLAESSNPATLEGSAGSLQNLSAGNWKFAAYIRAAVRKEKGLPILVELLRMDNDRVVSSVATALRNMALDVRNKELIGKYAMRDLVNRLPGGNGPSVLSDETVAAICCALHEVTSKNMENAKALADTGGIEKLVNITKGRGDRSSLKVVKAAAQVLNTLWQYRDLRSIYKKDGWNQSHFITPVSTLERERFKSHPSLSTTNQQMSPVIQSVGSTSSSPALLGIREPRSEYERAQPSMQYYNNQGDGITHKDIYTGSSKPSPIYISSYSSPAREQSRRLQHQQLYYSQEDANRKTYDAYRLYLQSPHSYEDPYYDDRVHFPAASDYAAQYGLKSATNYVDFYSTRRSSYRAEQYPGSPDSWV; from the exons ctcTACTGAGAAGTCGTTTCCTTGGAGATCACCAG ATCCTCCAAGCAGCAGTGCAAACAAGCCCCGAGTGTCAGACAGTGTTCACACCAATGCCTATGACGTTAGGACAGAACCCGAACAAGGGAACCTCTACTCGCCAGAGCAGACGTCTCTCCATGAAAGTGAGG GGTCTGTAGGTAACTCAAGAAGTTCAACACAAATGAATTCTTACTCTGACAGTGGCTACCAGGAAGTAAGCAGTTTCCACAACAGCCAAAACCTGAGCAAGTCGGAAAGCAGACAGCAGCATTCCCTCGCCGGACCGGCCAACAACCACTTGGTGCGGAGCTCGCGCGCGGAAGGGCAGGCGTCAGTCCAG CCCCCAGTGAACGTCGCCGGCACCCGCGTCATGAGGCGCGTCAGCTCCGTGCCGTCCCGGGCACAGTCCCCGTCGTACGTGGTCAGCACCGGCGTGTCCCCGTCGCGGGGGTCGCTGCGGACGTCGCTGGGCAGCGGGTTCGGGTCCCCGTCCGCGGCCGAGCCGCGGCCCCTGGGCTCTCACGCCTACTCCTCCACCACGCTGCCGGCGCCGCGGGCAGCGTCGCCATACACAGCGCAGAGACCCGCGTCCCCCACGGCCGTGCGGCGCGTCGGCTCCGTCACCTCCCGGCCCGCCAACCCCAACGGCGGCAGCGCCCTGTACCAAACGCCCCTCCGGGTCGGCTCTCCCCTCGCCCTCGCTGACGTGCAGAACAGAGTCGCTTCTCCCACCCAAACGCAGCTGGGATCGTCCTCCCCAAAGCGCTCTGGCATGACCGCGGTCCCGCAGCATTTGGGAGCGACGCTGCAGAGGACAATTCATGATATCGAACAGTACGGACAGCAGTATGACATCTATGAGAGAATGGTCCCTCCACGGCCAGACAGCCTTACAG GCCTGAGGAGTTCGTACGCCAGCCAGCACAGccagctggggcaggagctgcGGTCGGCGGTGTCCCCGGACCTGCACATCACCCCCATCTACGAGGGCCGGCCGTACTACAGCCCGGTGTACCGCAGCCCGACCCACGGCGccgtggagctgctgcagggctccCAGGCCGCCCTGTACCGCGCGGGCTCCG GAGTTGGGAATCTGCAACGATCATCGAGTCAGCGCAGCACCCTCGCCCACCAAAGAAACGCGTACGCGCTGAGCACGGCCGCTCCGTACGCGGAGCCGTTCCGCGTGCAGTACCGCCTGCCGCCCGCCGACGAGCCCACCACGCGCTCCCCCTCCATCGACAGCATCCAGAAGGACCCCAG GGAGTTTGCTTGGCGAGACCCAGAGCTGCCCGAAGTGATCCACATGCTGCAGCACCAGTTCCCGTCGGTGCAGGCCAACGCGGCTGCCTACCTGCAGCACCTCTGCTTCGGGGACAACAAGGTCAAAACGGAG GTGTGTAGGCTGGGAGGAATCAAGCACCTGGTTGATCTCTTGGATCACCGGGTGCTGGAGGTTCAGAAGAACGCCTGTGGCGCGCTGCGGAACCTCGTGTACGGGAAGTCCACGGATGAAAACAAAATAGCAATGAAGAACGTCGGTGGGATACCTGCGCTTCTACGATTGTTGAGAAAGTCTGTTGATGCCGAAATTAAAGAGCTTGTAACAG GGGTGCTCTGGAACCTGTCTTCCTGCGACGCGGTGAAGATGACAATCATTCGAGACGCCCTGTCGACGCTGACCAACACTGTGATAGTGCCCCACTCCGGGTGGAACAGCTCCTCCTTTGACGATGATCACAAAATGAAGTTCCAGACGTCCCTGGTTCTGCGCAATACCACGGGATGCCTGAG GAACCTGAGCTCGGCGGGCGAGGAGGCGCGGAAGCAGATGAGGGCTTGCGAAGGGCTGGTGGACTCGCTGCTCTACGTGATCCACACGTGCGTGAACACCTCCGACTATGACAGCAAG ACAGTGGAAAACTGTGTGTGTACCTTGCGAAACCTTTCCTACCGACTGGAGCTGGAGGTACCTCAGGCACGTCTGCTGGGGATCAATGAACTGGACGACCTGTTGGGAAAGGAGTCACCCAGCAAAGATTCAGAGCCGagctgctgggggaaaaaaaagaagaagaaaaaaaaaacttcacagGAGGATCAG TGGGACGGAGTTGGGCCCATCCCCGGGTTCTCCAAGTCCCCCAAGGGGGTGGAGATGCTGTGGCACCCATCGGTGGTGAAGCCGTACCTGACGCTGCTGGCCGAGAGCTCCAACCCGGCCACGCTGGAGGGCTCGGCCGGCTCGCTCCAGAACCTGTCTGCGGGCAACTGGAAG TTTGCAGCGTACATCCGAGCCGCGGTGAGGAAAGAGAAGGGGCTCCCGATCCTGGTGGAGCTGCTGAGGATGGACAACGACAGGGTCGTTTCGTCCGTGGCCACTGCCCTCCGGAACATGGCGCTGGACGTGCGGAACAAGGAGCTGATCG GTAAATACGCCATGCGAGATCTGGTTAATCGGCTTCCGGGAGGCAACGGCCCGAGCGTGCTGTCGGACGAGACGGTGGCCGccatctgctgcgctttgcacGAGGTGACCAGCAAGAACATGGAGAACGCCAAAGCGCTGGCGGACACCGGCGGCATCGAGAAGCTGGTGAACATCACCAAGGGCCGCGGTGACAG GTCCTCACTGAAAGTTGTCAAAGCAGCTGCCCAGGTACTGAACACATTATGGCAATACCGAGACCTCCgtagcatttataaaaag GATGGATGGAATCAAAGTCATTTTATTACACCAGTATCAACACTAGAGCGAGAGAGATTCAAATCACATCCTTCCTTATCAACAACAAATCAGCAGATGTCACCTGTCATCCAGTCAG TTGGCAGCACGTCCTCGTCCCCGGCTTTGTTAGGAATTAGAGAGCCCCGCTCCGAGTATGAGCGAGCGCAACCTTCTATGCAGTATTACAATAACCAAGGCGATGGCATCACACACAAAGACATATACACCG GTTCCAGCAAACCGTCACCAATTTACATCAGTTCCTATTCCTCACCAGCAAGAGAACAGAGCAGACGACTACAG CATCAGCAGTTGTACTACAGCCAAGAAGACGCCAACAGGAAAACCTACGACGCGTACAGGTTGTACCTGCAGTCCCCGCACAGCTACGAAGACCCGTACTACGACGACCGAGTTCACTTCCCCGCTGCGTCGGATTACGCAGCACAGTACGGACTGAAGTCAGCCACGAACTACGTGGACTTTTACTCCACCAGGCGCTCCTCGTACCGCGCGGAGCAGTACCCGGGCTCCCCCGACTCCTGGGTGTAG
- the PKP4 gene encoding plakophilin-4 isoform X4: MNSYSDSGYQEVSSFHNSQNLSKSESRQQHSLAGPANNHLVRSSRAEGQASVQPPVNVAGTRVMRRVSSVPSRAQSPSYVVSTGVSPSRGSLRTSLGSGFGSPSAAEPRPLGSHAYSSTTLPAPRAASPYTAQRPASPTAVRRVGSVTSRPANPNGGSALYQTPLRVGSPLALADVQNRVASPTQTQLGSSSPKRSGMTAVPQHLGATLQRTIHDIEQYGQQYDIYERMVPPRPDSLTGLRSSYASQHSQLGQELRSAVSPDLHITPIYEGRPYYSPVYRSPTHGAVELLQGSQAALYRAGSGVGNLQRSSSQRSTLAHQRNAYALSTAAPYAEPFRVQYRLPPADEPTTRSPSIDSIQKDPREFAWRDPELPEVIHMLQHQFPSVQANAAAYLQHLCFGDNKVKTEVCRLGGIKHLVDLLDHRVLEVQKNACGALRNLVYGKSTDENKIAMKNVGGIPALLRLLRKSVDAEIKELVTGVLWNLSSCDAVKMTIIRDALSTLTNTVIVPHSGWNSSSFDDDHKMKFQTSLVLRNTTGCLRNLSSAGEEARKQMRACEGLVDSLLYVIHTCVNTSDYDSKTVENCVCTLRNLSYRLELEVPQARLLGINELDDLLGKESPSKDSEPSCWGKKKKKKKKTSQEDQWDGVGPIPGFSKSPKGVEMLWHPSVVKPYLTLLAESSNPATLEGSAGSLQNLSAGNWKFAAYIRAAVRKEKGLPILVELLRMDNDRVVSSVATALRNMALDVRNKELIGKYAMRDLVNRLPGGNGPSVLSDETVAAICCALHEVTSKNMENAKALADTGGIEKLVNITKGRGDRSSLKVVKAAAQVLNTLWQYRDLRSIYKKDGWNQSHFITPVSTLERERFKSHPSLSTTNQQMSPVIQSVGSTSSSPALLGIREPRSEYERAQPSMQYYNNQGDGITHKDIYTGSSKPSPIYISSYSSPAREQSRRLQHQQLYYSQEDANRKTYDAYRLYLQSPHSYEDPYYDDRVHFPAASDYAAQYGLKSATNYVDFYSTRRSSYRAEQYPGSPDSWV; the protein is encoded by the exons ATGAATTCTTACTCTGACAGTGGCTACCAGGAAGTAAGCAGTTTCCACAACAGCCAAAACCTGAGCAAGTCGGAAAGCAGACAGCAGCATTCCCTCGCCGGACCGGCCAACAACCACTTGGTGCGGAGCTCGCGCGCGGAAGGGCAGGCGTCAGTCCAG CCCCCAGTGAACGTCGCCGGCACCCGCGTCATGAGGCGCGTCAGCTCCGTGCCGTCCCGGGCACAGTCCCCGTCGTACGTGGTCAGCACCGGCGTGTCCCCGTCGCGGGGGTCGCTGCGGACGTCGCTGGGCAGCGGGTTCGGGTCCCCGTCCGCGGCCGAGCCGCGGCCCCTGGGCTCTCACGCCTACTCCTCCACCACGCTGCCGGCGCCGCGGGCAGCGTCGCCATACACAGCGCAGAGACCCGCGTCCCCCACGGCCGTGCGGCGCGTCGGCTCCGTCACCTCCCGGCCCGCCAACCCCAACGGCGGCAGCGCCCTGTACCAAACGCCCCTCCGGGTCGGCTCTCCCCTCGCCCTCGCTGACGTGCAGAACAGAGTCGCTTCTCCCACCCAAACGCAGCTGGGATCGTCCTCCCCAAAGCGCTCTGGCATGACCGCGGTCCCGCAGCATTTGGGAGCGACGCTGCAGAGGACAATTCATGATATCGAACAGTACGGACAGCAGTATGACATCTATGAGAGAATGGTCCCTCCACGGCCAGACAGCCTTACAG GCCTGAGGAGTTCGTACGCCAGCCAGCACAGccagctggggcaggagctgcGGTCGGCGGTGTCCCCGGACCTGCACATCACCCCCATCTACGAGGGCCGGCCGTACTACAGCCCGGTGTACCGCAGCCCGACCCACGGCGccgtggagctgctgcagggctccCAGGCCGCCCTGTACCGCGCGGGCTCCG GAGTTGGGAATCTGCAACGATCATCGAGTCAGCGCAGCACCCTCGCCCACCAAAGAAACGCGTACGCGCTGAGCACGGCCGCTCCGTACGCGGAGCCGTTCCGCGTGCAGTACCGCCTGCCGCCCGCCGACGAGCCCACCACGCGCTCCCCCTCCATCGACAGCATCCAGAAGGACCCCAG GGAGTTTGCTTGGCGAGACCCAGAGCTGCCCGAAGTGATCCACATGCTGCAGCACCAGTTCCCGTCGGTGCAGGCCAACGCGGCTGCCTACCTGCAGCACCTCTGCTTCGGGGACAACAAGGTCAAAACGGAG GTGTGTAGGCTGGGAGGAATCAAGCACCTGGTTGATCTCTTGGATCACCGGGTGCTGGAGGTTCAGAAGAACGCCTGTGGCGCGCTGCGGAACCTCGTGTACGGGAAGTCCACGGATGAAAACAAAATAGCAATGAAGAACGTCGGTGGGATACCTGCGCTTCTACGATTGTTGAGAAAGTCTGTTGATGCCGAAATTAAAGAGCTTGTAACAG GGGTGCTCTGGAACCTGTCTTCCTGCGACGCGGTGAAGATGACAATCATTCGAGACGCCCTGTCGACGCTGACCAACACTGTGATAGTGCCCCACTCCGGGTGGAACAGCTCCTCCTTTGACGATGATCACAAAATGAAGTTCCAGACGTCCCTGGTTCTGCGCAATACCACGGGATGCCTGAG GAACCTGAGCTCGGCGGGCGAGGAGGCGCGGAAGCAGATGAGGGCTTGCGAAGGGCTGGTGGACTCGCTGCTCTACGTGATCCACACGTGCGTGAACACCTCCGACTATGACAGCAAG ACAGTGGAAAACTGTGTGTGTACCTTGCGAAACCTTTCCTACCGACTGGAGCTGGAGGTACCTCAGGCACGTCTGCTGGGGATCAATGAACTGGACGACCTGTTGGGAAAGGAGTCACCCAGCAAAGATTCAGAGCCGagctgctgggggaaaaaaaagaagaagaaaaaaaaaacttcacagGAGGATCAG TGGGACGGAGTTGGGCCCATCCCCGGGTTCTCCAAGTCCCCCAAGGGGGTGGAGATGCTGTGGCACCCATCGGTGGTGAAGCCGTACCTGACGCTGCTGGCCGAGAGCTCCAACCCGGCCACGCTGGAGGGCTCGGCCGGCTCGCTCCAGAACCTGTCTGCGGGCAACTGGAAG TTTGCAGCGTACATCCGAGCCGCGGTGAGGAAAGAGAAGGGGCTCCCGATCCTGGTGGAGCTGCTGAGGATGGACAACGACAGGGTCGTTTCGTCCGTGGCCACTGCCCTCCGGAACATGGCGCTGGACGTGCGGAACAAGGAGCTGATCG GTAAATACGCCATGCGAGATCTGGTTAATCGGCTTCCGGGAGGCAACGGCCCGAGCGTGCTGTCGGACGAGACGGTGGCCGccatctgctgcgctttgcacGAGGTGACCAGCAAGAACATGGAGAACGCCAAAGCGCTGGCGGACACCGGCGGCATCGAGAAGCTGGTGAACATCACCAAGGGCCGCGGTGACAG GTCCTCACTGAAAGTTGTCAAAGCAGCTGCCCAGGTACTGAACACATTATGGCAATACCGAGACCTCCgtagcatttataaaaag GATGGATGGAATCAAAGTCATTTTATTACACCAGTATCAACACTAGAGCGAGAGAGATTCAAATCACATCCTTCCTTATCAACAACAAATCAGCAGATGTCACCTGTCATCCAGTCAG TTGGCAGCACGTCCTCGTCCCCGGCTTTGTTAGGAATTAGAGAGCCCCGCTCCGAGTATGAGCGAGCGCAACCTTCTATGCAGTATTACAATAACCAAGGCGATGGCATCACACACAAAGACATATACACCG GTTCCAGCAAACCGTCACCAATTTACATCAGTTCCTATTCCTCACCAGCAAGAGAACAGAGCAGACGACTACAG CATCAGCAGTTGTACTACAGCCAAGAAGACGCCAACAGGAAAACCTACGACGCGTACAGGTTGTACCTGCAGTCCCCGCACAGCTACGAAGACCCGTACTACGACGACCGAGTTCACTTCCCCGCTGCGTCGGATTACGCAGCACAGTACGGACTGAAGTCAGCCACGAACTACGTGGACTTTTACTCCACCAGGCGCTCCTCGTACCGCGCGGAGCAGTACCCGGGCTCCCCCGACTCCTGGGTGTAG